The stretch of DNA AGACACCATCCTCTCCACGCTCGCCTCTAAACAGACTTCACCGACATCTGAAGATCAGGATCAAATAATGGATCAGGGAGAGGGCAAACAAGGCACTGGGAAATCACAGGGAAGAAATCGAGAGAAGTCAGTACAGACGACAGTTAAGCAAGAAAACAGATGGAGAGCAGAAGATCTTTGTGAGGATGATGAAGAGACTGACAACAGTTCCATTGAACCAAACTGTGGGCTGCCTGAGTACGGACTGTCACCCCTCACTTCCTCTCCATGTTCAGAAGCTGCAGAGCCAGGTGATGGTGGTGAGCATCTCTTTCATCGTATCTGATTTTCTgataatgtgaaaaaaatataacatgTCGGCAGCAGGCCTTACTCAGGCATGTGCTTGGCTGTGAAGTCATATTGGGAAAAAAATCTTAACTCGGCATGTAGATTCTGTTGAGTGAATTTATCACTAATTCTATGGTTTCCTGTTGGCAGAAACAGCTGTTGAAGCCACCTTTCAACCATCAGAAGAGAGCAGGATCCAGTCCTTGACAGGAGGCAGAGCCGATGTCTCTCTTCCATTCAGCGAGGACTCCGTAAGAGCCAATGACAACACACTGGAGTGTGGACAAACCTTTGCGTCTCGTTCCACCTTGAAACAACATCCCCTTGTTCACACTTCTGCACGACCATTCAAGTGCACTCAGTGCGACAAGACCTATAAACACCGTAAAGACCTGAACTCTCATCTTAATTTTCACTCTAACCCTAAAGCCCATCCCTGTAGCCTTTGTGAGAAGAAATATCCTTCGAAGTATGCGCTTAAAGCTCATCTGCGTCGTCACAGCGGAGAGAGGCCATTTGACTGCTCGTACTGCGACAAGAGGTTCTTTAGTATTACAGATTTGAAGTTCCATGTGCGCATTCACACCGGTGAGCGGCCGTATGCCTGTACTTTTTGTGACAAGAGATTCACACAGCCATATATGCTCACTGTGCACATCAGGATTCATAAGAAAGAGAAGCCGTATCTGTGCAGCACATGTGGTATGTCTTTTGTTAGCTCTGGGGCCTTGCTGgtccacacacgcacgcacacaaggGAGCGGCCTCATCAATGTGACATCTGTGGAAAAGGTTTTGCCACCGCTACGCTATTGACAGAACATCAGCGattccacacaggagagaggcCGTATTCTTGCTCACAATGTGACAAATCGTTCCACATTAATGCAGGACTGAAAAGACACatgaggacacacacaggataTAAACCTTACCAGTGTTTAACATGTCACAAGACCTTTTCTCAAAAATACAACATGAGGATACACCTCAAGGTCCATAAGATCATCTAGCATGCTGTTGCGACATTTGGAGAATGTATATTTAGTGATAAAGAAAAGCCTGGTTCATTGCTACGCCAGGGCACGCTGTTTTGGTGCATTTCCATGACAGTAAAACACCAACATGTATGTAAATATGGActaggggtctcatttataaacgtggcgtacgcacaaaactgggctgaaaatgtgcgtactccacacaaaggttgtgatttataaaatacaaaCTTGACAgcagaatgtgcggtcctccacgcaaactctgacccatgcgtacgcacattttggagacgatgggaattggcgacgcagatggtgaggtggtgaactgatgtcagactgcagaaagtagcctacatgtggGAATAAAGATTACTcttaatattttcaagtattgatgcctcacgctcATTTCTTCACTCCATGTCATCCACGTTGTCATGAAGATTCAATTCAACAGTGTTATTTGCACTTGTACTGAAAGATACTTAATCGGCGCTGTCACAtcgtccgctacggagcgcaggaggaggagattggCCGACtccatggaatacaggataacatcaaataccctaccattagataactgcagaacacagtgtaaataactaaatatctgtatTAATACTGTGCATAGCCTATATcatcaaatggaaatacagccgttaagctctcgcgcaattgttacacttaatgtcctcgtCATCAGTCCAACTTTAATACGGttcgtgacaaaacctgcataaataaaagtgtgtttgcctattagactttcatcttcaaattgtatcggcgtaaagaacaactgccaggatgattaacatactgatcagcattcatgaagtactttgcattgactatttatggttaaaaatgggcgggataagaggttgattcacttacacacacacttgtgggtaatctgtgatttataaagggaacattgcttacagatgtgcgtacgcacggttttataaatttttttttttggcgtacgccatttttggcttttgggcatacgtacacttttagtaaggatcctacgcacagttttatagaTGAGACCCCTGAACACTCAAATGTTGCACGTGTGGAATGTGTACCTCGTGTTTTAGGAGACCATTAGATAATTAGCGTAGTTACTGTAGGTTAAAGACTTCTGAATAAAATGTGCCAATATATACCAAAATGAAGGAGTGCCCACACTTGTGagatatagtatatagtatgagACTGTGTGTGGCTTAGAAATAGGGATCTTTGTAACATGAATGTGTCTTTGGCcggtaaatatattttctttaccCAACCcataaacatctttgataagACTTCTGTGTATTATTTAAGAATTGCAACCAAGAAATGTAATGGGCATGTTATTTTACAGCTGACGAATAACTACTCCTGTGGAAAAACTGTATAATGCGGACATTGTTTGAAAATACATCTTTGGCCTTTATTGTCTGTGGGTCTGATGCAGCTGATGAAGTTAATGATAGTATTTTGATCTATAATTTGCAGGTGCTATGCTTAAGTTTGTACGTAGATGAGATGCTCTATCTTCATCCAGTCCAAGCACAGACTTTGCACATTATTAATTTGTAATAAACATGTATGTCCCCATATGGTTGCCTTGTGCATCAcatgtttttagttttattataTCCTTTCTACATTAAGACATTTTACACATTAAATATGGTGAGATTCAGCACTTTCCAATGTTGTTGCCTTTTTATTTGACTCAATGTCTatttcaaaacaacaacaacatacaacacaATAAAAGGAAGACTACAGACACAAATTATAAGATATGGAaatgcagggccagggatctaactaccaaccttccaattggtaggcgaccgctctaccacctgagccataGCCGCTATTCCTAGTGAAGTGGCAACAGGTTACAATGTAGAGGGACCCCAAAAGGTCTATGGACGCACATAATGTGCTATGTAACCACTAAAAGAAAGCACAAGCTACCATATGGTATACGGATTCGGTACAGGATGAGAATTTGATGTGGTTTATGCAGTTTCTGTgcttaatttaaaattttgtgGAGATGCATTGATAGGTAAATATAGCGCCGTGGAGACCTGGCATTGTATGGTCCATGTTGTAGAATAAAGCATCAGTGTTGAAGCTCCGTCCAGTTGTCCGTGGACTCTTTGAGCTCATCGACTATCTCTGAGCTCCTCTGAGCTCACGTTAGCTAGCTCTCTCCACCTACACCAACATACTCCACTTCAGTCCAGTTGGTGGCGTATGCACCTCCAGTTGGTTTGCCAagaagaagacgaagaagacaacaacaaaaacaacatggaTGCTTGTTTTGAAGAGCAATTGTGCGAAGAGGTCCGTCGTTACCCACATTTATATGATAGGTCTGTTAAGGAGTGCAACGACAGCCAAATGACGTTAAACTCCTGGCAACAAATCGCTCAATTTGAGAAAGTGAAACCTCCGTCaaaaggagagaggggggggggaatatgGGGGGCAAAAGTGGAAGGCGGGAGCAGCTAGGCGATTGCCTACATTCCGTTGGGTGCTTAGCATCGTTCCACGGCGGCTGTTCTGTATTTTGGTAACACCGCTGTCCGTGTAACGCATACTATGTCGTTATTCCCAAATTATGTTCCATATTAATGTTGGTCCTTTTTGTTCTTATGGATGCTCGTTCCTGCTTTTTTCcatctattattttttttttgtgtcatttttgtgttttgtttatcttGTTGTGTGAGTTTTTGTGGATTATCTACTGAATCCtcatctccctctgtctctgttcctcctctgtgtctgtgtgtggacaTTCGGTgtcttctcttgtctctctcctctcctctgtccttcccctcctctctcttttctatgtctctcttctctgtatgtctcttgtgctgctgtgtgtattgtgtatattatatatatatatatatatatatatatatatatttatatatatatatatatatatatatatatatatatatatatatatatatatatttatatatatatgtatatatatatgtatttatatatgtatatatatatgttatatatatatatatatatatatatatatatatatatgttatatataatatatatatttatattatatatatatatatatatattatatatttatatatatttatatatatatatatatatattttatatatataaatatatatataaaatatgggCATCTTTCACTGTTCTTTTATTATTAAGGGACAGTTCGTTATTTTTAGGCCAccagaggagttttgggacctttagtcaaaatagacatgaccttcccctcgccagtaataatttttctatgaccctccaaaacaaTTTATCGATACCTCCTGCACTGGTTTGCACTTGGCAAAGATATACacattaccattgttttttttgttttgttttttacagccatgGCATATGTGAtttaacctctgcattctcatctgatgcatcccactcctctgttatggtgtgggggccatttcagtagatttactcgctgacgttgtggaaacacaataagcatggaaactaaatgcacacttcctgcattactgcattacttcaaatactaagttactcctctagtaaactagtattcgcatgaaataaaacaataaaacattgagaccattcagcaaagcactctgggtaacattcaacacacaaactggtttgtcactaggcttcctccacttcgccgtttgaacaaagtggaataaacgtaagtccaaatctacacaaaacacacaatcaattagtaagctgacatcaaatgtggccgtttctatgaatacaaaagtttaCAATACAaaaccctcccctattttcctccggtggtccatacCATAAATACCAAACGGTCCCTAAGCAGTCAAAGTGGAGTcaagaaattaaattaatttctaTAGGTGCCCCTATCAAGGCCTAAGAAAAGCTCATTTTTAACAAGAAAAATGCATCCATTGTCTAGTTGTCAAAGTGTAATTTTGAAAGTTAAGCATGATGttttgattttgtgtttttcagctCATCCTTGAGTTATTAAAGACGATGGATGAGGTTGACTGTAAAGCTATCCAGGATCATCTTAACAGTTTCCAACAGACGACAACAAACCTCATGCATGAAGAGGTGGGTAATGCTGACGACAGGATATTTTACATGAAGACAGTGGTCTCATCCATGTCTCAGTTTTAGAGGACAGACAATAGTCTTTAGGTTTTGCTACTTAAcctgaaatatttatttttaccatCAGATACAGACATTTATAAGCTGTTAATAAGTAGGAGagacatttaaatgtaaaactgaTAATGAATGCATGTAAATAAACTGTACCTGGGCTTTATGACAGGACCCAGATGGAGAGGTGGAGACTTCAAAGTCAGCATTTGTGGAGCTGGTTCAAACATTGCTTGAAGACCAATCTGAAAAAGAGAATTTTTTCAAGGTGAGTTTCACCctaacatttgttttaagtttttcaATTGTTAAAGCCATTAATCTATGCCTCCACCTCATGAGTTTATCTTCTGTATATTTCATACatgatttttatatattttttcctgtCTAAGGAGGTCTTCCCAGTACAGTATGGAGCTTGTTTTGATACAGCGCTGCAGATTCTGGGGTGGGAGTTCTTCCACCGACTGGAAGAGTTCCTCCCAGTTCCACGTTTTTCACAGGTAGGCAGCAGGGTGAAGATAAAGGGACCTTCCATCCACTGGTTCCCTAAATGCTGGCTGGTGATTTATGTCGAACGGGCTTTTCACATTAAGATGTCTgaaccaaggttcatgtttttgttacatgtatacatttgatccagGTAGTTTTGGTTTCACGTTACAATTATGCAAGCACGCTAAAGACCTTTCACATGAGGTACCTACATCCTGTCATCATCACCTACTTGGGCTGCTTCTCCCATATACATTACATATCTAGTGTCTGTCACTCCTTCGCTTGCTCAACCACACACTACGTACACACTAGCACTGAGCTATTCCTTATAGGACTCCCTTCTCTCATATGAAGATAGATTGCCAGAACTTCCTGAAATTGATCAAAAAGtctgaaccatccaaaaaaatgcttttacaCTAGAAACGAGCCGGACCATGGTTGTTTGATCTGGACTGATACCCCTTAATTTTTGTCGGAACTAGGTATGGCTGTTTGGTCTGGACGGTAGTAGTGGGTGGTGTTTTCACAACTGTAATTTTGGTTTGTAACAAAATGAAAAGTCAGAATACACACCCTAAGTCAGCCATCGTGTAGTAATGGCTTGTAGAGTAAAAATGTTTCAGAAGTGCAGGGGCCAAAATAGCTTTTTCTTAGCATCACTTAAGAATTCTTACACAATCACATAACAGATTATAAATGTCAATCCACATAGCAGAGGATGATCTTGAAAGAAGGAGCAGCAGTTTGTGTTTAAAATCCACTTATTCTTCTTTTCCAGGTGTGCTCCATGTTTGACATTTCTTCCCTTGACGAGGAGTTTGAGCAGTTTCTCTCCGACCCTGAGGATCTGAAGAGGATTTTGCAGCACCAACAGGAGCGACAAAAGTTGACTAAAAGTACGACTCTGTTAACTCTTAGTATTCCATTTCTCTGAATTACAGTCATGGTGCACTGAAAACCCCTTTTTCACTGTTTCATTAGAATGGGATTTTGCCAATCACCACTCACCATTTTATACCCAACTATTAATCTTTTGCAATTAACTAAGAATATGACATGACAGTGAGTTTAATTAGTTATCTGTATAACCAATTTTCTGTGAACGCTATAGTTGCCCCCAcaaggaattctaagtaatgacaacaacactgtcgttGCATTCACATGATGCAAGCCTTCGGTGTTCGCGCACCGCCACCACCACTCGTCCACACAGTTGCTGGTAGCGTCTATCCCATCTGTCACGAATGACGGCTGGAGAGGCTTTTCAAGTGCTCAATTTGTGGCTTTATTAACAAAACACCGAAACATACTCCAACCAAAATACAAAACTATTCAACTGAGGCAAAATAACAGCCAACAAATAAAATGGTCACCTCACAGCAAGCAAGGTACCAGTGCATCTATGCTacggaagaaaagaaaatatttaggttttGTTAATCTATGTCTTGGTACTTTATACAATTTCCAGTGTTTTGTATTTAAGTTGCTGTCATCTCCATTTACTCTGGTTCTGTTAGTGCTGCATTCCTGCCTGACAAACAGCACCACTCTGGTGCCTTTAACATGAATGTTATCGGTTTCTCAGGTGAATTCACCTTCATGTCAGACACCATCCTCTCCACGCTCGCCTCTAAACAGACTTCACCGACATCTGAAGATCAGGATCAAATAATGGATCAGGGAGAGGGCAAACAAGGCACTGGGAAATCACAGGGAAGAAATCGAGAGAAGTCAGTACAGACGACAGTGAAGCAAGAAAACCGCTGGAGAGCAGAAGATATTTGTGAGGATGATGAAGAGACTGACAACCGTTCCATTGAACCAAACTGTGGGCTGCCTGAGTACGGACTGTCACCCCTCACTTCCTCTCCACGTTCAGAAGAAGCTGCTGAGCCAGGTGATGGTGGTGAGCATCTCTTTCATCGTATCTGATTTGATTATACTGGTGTGTTTTATTGAATCATTATGACAAGAGCAACATAACTCAACTAAAGATTGTGAAGATCACCTGTAAGTTTAAAGATGAGCTTTAGGGATTGACaaaaaatggattttttttttagtgccaatgctgatttttatttttttttctccatcatcCTTAGCCAATGACCGATACGGGCTGCCAATTTTCTTGAGCCAATACTGCTTTTGCcccctcaatttacatcataaaaatgtataccctgccacactggatttgtttttggaatctgctctgccatttctttcaaaataataaacaaaaacacagatcagtgtcacttctgcaatcatcttacattcatatcacccaaattatgtgtgcaatgtgcatcatatggatgggtgcactgcatatggttaactgtgcaagggtaaaaggctttcatcaacatctacaacacagccttgatgttgcattgcttgctgacatattaTAATACAGATATAAAACGACAGATGTAATCAggtcatcacaaaatgtcctttgtcaacacTGTTAAACacaataaacctgaaaagtagtcatagaaataaagtgcttgatttgtaatttaagactGCCATGCACTCTGCTAGTGGGGGAGGGGCAGTGCATGGTCTGCATGTGAACTGCAGCGTCTctagcaacacagagctgcctgtggacgcctgtctgtaaataatgccggGGAAAAAATTGTCGGCGAAAGCAGCAGCTGCCTATCGCCCGATACACATAAAAGCGCAAatatcggccggccgataaaATCGGTCTATCACTAATGACCTTGGTTATTCTGCTCCTCGGCATGTAGATTCTGTTGAGTGAATATATCACTAATTCTCTTGTTTCCTGTTGGCAGAGACAGCTGTTGAAGCCACCACCCAGACACCCAGATGTTCAGTGGATAAAGTAAAGGAACGTCTGGATCGGAGGAGAAACAAGAAGCCATCAGAAGAGAGCAGGATCCAGTTCTTGACAGGAGGCAATGAAAACACACTGGAGTGTGGCAAGACTCTTGCATCTCCTTCCACCTTGAAACAACATCCCCTTGTTCACACTTCTGCACGACATAAGTGCACTCAGTGTAACAAGACATACAAATGGCGACATCATCTGAAAGACCATTTACTCACTCACTCTAGATGGACAGTCCGGTCCTTTGCTTGCAGCCTTTGTGAGAAGAGATTTAGTTCTCAATCTTTACTTAACGTTCATTTGCGTCGTCACAGTGGAGAGAGGCCATTTGCCTGCTCGTACTGCGACAAGCGGTTCTTGACAAAGCCAGTTTTGAAGTCCCATGTGCGCATTCACACCGGTGAGCGGCCGTATGCCTGTACTTTTTGTGAAAAGAGATTCACACAGTCGTATCCGCTGGCTGTTCACCTCAGGATGCATAAGAAAGAGAAGCCGTATCTGTGCAGCACATGTGGTATGTCCTTTTGTAGCTCTGGGGCCTTGCTGGtccacacacgcatgcacacagggGAGCGGCCTAGTCAGTGTGACATCTGTGGAAAAGGTTTTGCCACCGCTATTCATTTGACACAACATCGgcgaactcacacaggagagaggcCGTATTCTTGCTCACAATGTGACAAATCGTTCCACTGTCAATCAGgactgaagagacacatgaggacACACACGGGATATAAACCTTACCAGTGTTTAACATGTCACAAGACTTTTTCTCAAAAATCCAACATGAGGATACACCTCAAGGTCCATAAGATCATCTAGCATACTGTTGTGATTTTTAGAGTTCATCTGTAGTGATAAAGAAAAGCCTGGTTTATTTTACGCCAGGATGTGCTGTTTTGATGCATTTTCATGTCAGTAAATCACCaacatgtatgtatttatgttaatATGGACAAAATATTACACATTTGGTATAATGTGTAAATAATTGGGTATTCACCCCTCCCACTAATGCACAGAGATCATCCGGGGTAGGTGGTCAGTAGTAACAGAGTGAACCAAAGTCTGATAAACCCACATCTGCAGGATCAACTGGGACTCTGTGGAGAACCAACTTTCCATTAGTGAGGTCCATCAAAGTATTTCTACTTGGCcctgtcttcagacttttgtGATAGAACTGAGGGACTATTCTCTCCACTTAAAATGACAAGAATTGCGTTTAATTTCATCAGCAGAATTTAAGAGACAAGGCTTATATGACAAGGAGCCTTGAAACTTTTCTGCAGTTGAAGGTCCTTGCTATTAAAGACACTTCTTATCCTGTGTTCAGCCAAACATACttaaaactatcaaaagtaCATGTACTGGTTATTCAAAAGGGGCCTTTTCAAAGTGTACTGCAAATAAATATTTCTACAGTATTTGTCATAAAATCAAGATCATATGTTTTTAGAGGAAAATTGTAATTTCTTTGCTTTCCATTCTCTTCAAGTCAGCAAAAGGCCAAACGAGATGTTAACTTTTGATTAGTCTGCAGATAGACACATGTAACACAGTTATAACTGCAATGCTTAGAAGTGCCACAAGGCGGTGCCTACCTTTGTTATTGTTGTGATGCACTAGTGTGAAGACACGCGCTGCAGCAGTGTTCTCTCCTCGGACCATTGCCTGTAAAATTAATATTAACAATCTATGCCTTGGACTCAGACTGACACAATCACGAGAGACTTCACTTAAGAGTTAGTGCAGGTTATCCTATATGTTCTACTGCTCATGTATGATAGGTAAATATAGCGCCGTGGAGACCTGGCATTGTATGGTCCATGTTGTAGAATAAAGCATCAGTGTTGAAGCTCCGTTCAGTTGTCCGTGGACTCTTTGAGCTCATCGACTATCTCTGAGCTCctctgagctaacgttagctagctctctCCACCTACACCAACATACTCCACTTCAGTCCAGTTGGTGGCGTATGCACCTCCAGTTGGTTTGCCAagaagaagacgaagaagaagaagacgcagaagaagacaacaaaaacaacatgggTGCTAGTTTTGGAGAGAGATTGTGCGAAGAGGTCCGTCGTTACCCACATTTATATGATAGGTCTGTTAAGGAGTACAACGACAGCCAAATGACGTTAAACTCCTGGCAACAAATCGCTCAAACTCTTGGGAAAAGTGAAACAGCCTGCCGTCAAAAGTGGAGAAGTCTGCGAGACAGATATGTAAAGGCCAAGAAAAAGCTGAAAGGCGGGAGCAGCAAAACCGGCCGGATTGCCTACATTATCTCCATGTTAGACTGGCTCTCTGGCTTCGTCAAGCATCGTTCCACGGAGGAGACGCGGTCGCGGACCCTTAACTGTAGTATGGCTGTCACCGCGTGCACGAAACCCGCACAAGTACGCAGCTGTCCGTGGAACGCGGAAAGTATGTCCACTcaaattcaaagaaaaaaaaccccaTATGCAACTGTTATAATTTAAGAATTTAAGTAATTTATCAAGTGAAACAAAACGTTCTGTTTCCAGCTCCTCAGATGTGTGAGGGTTGTCTACTTCTCTCAGTcttatatcattgtaaattaaACCGGCTTGGGTTCTGATGATATGTTGTGACTtaacaattaatcgattaggtGAGAAAATAACAGTTGGTCAAATCAGATTAGCCTTACAAAAACACCACTGGTACAAACTACAGGTGTACTGTGAGGTCTACAACATGCAGGatgctttttcttttgtctcatttttttgttgctgttttgttAATCAAAGGCCACATGGAGGAGACTTTGTAACGCAAGAAGATTACTGGAAATAATCATCTTCCATTTTCGATgtatataaaatgaataaaaactcCATTATACATAAAGCATCATTAAACAACACAAATAACAGCCACCATTAACTAAACTGGCACCCTGAGGAGTAATTTATATTGATAAACAGTGGAACATATTTGGCATTTAGCATTCAAATCAAATTTGACTTACAAAAGCATGCTGGCAGAATTCATGGAAAGTTTCATAATTTTAAAATTGCTATATGTAGTTAAGTAAACAACTATTTGACTAAAATctaattgcacattttttcaaatgtaatctTAGCTAATTATGATTACGCATTTTCTAATCTGATTATGTAATTGTGATGACATACTACCCAACCCGGTCTACAACATATATCCTATTTACTGTAGTTTCTGAAATGGATGTCCCTATTCTAGAGCACGGTGTGGTTCAATGTGTCGGAAGATGTAATACAACTCATAATATTATTGTGCATAGTTCAGGATTTGAGACTTTAATTAATAACTGATGTTTATCTGTTTCTCTGCATGCATCTACTGTTAGATCCTCATCTCCCTCTGTCATCCGTGCGCCTCCTGGTTCCTCCTCTGAGGTTGATGTCAGCCTGTATGTGGCAGGTGGCCCAGGAGCGGAATGTAGACCAGTATGACAAACTGGCCGAATTCATCATCTTGGTGACAGAGATGGTCCCAGAGCTTCTGGACTACAAACAGAAGACTCAGCTGATCCTGGGACTGAGAGCTCGGGTTAGTGAATGGAGGTATTATTGAGACTATTTGTGGGCATCTTTTACTGTTCTTTTATCTTGTATTATCAAGCAGTCAAAGTGGAGTcaacaaaattaaattaatttctaTGGGTGCCCCTCTCAAGCCCTAAGAAAAGCTAATTTTTAACAAGAAAAATGCATCCATTTGTCAAAGTATTATTTTGAAAGTTAAGC from Perca fluviatilis chromosome 23, GENO_Pfluv_1.0, whole genome shotgun sequence encodes:
- the LOC120553478 gene encoding zinc finger protein 37-like isoform X2, with the protein product MHLQLVCQEEDEEEDNNKNNMGASFEEKLCEEVRRYPHLYDRSVKEYNDRKISLNSWRQIAQTLGKSETACRQKWKSLRDRYVKAKTRRKGGSSKTGRRAYIISMLDWLSGFIKHRSTEETRSRTLNCSMAVTACTKPAQVRSCPWNAENPHLPLSSVRLLVPPLRLMSACMWQVAQERNVDQYDKLAEFIILVTEMVPELLDYKQKTQLILGLSARLILELLKTMDEVDCKAIQDHLNSFQQTTNLIHEEDPDGEVETSKSAFVELVQTLLEDQSEKENFFKEVFPVQYGACFDKTLQIQVWEFFHRLEEFLPVPRFSQVCSMFDISSLDEEFEQFLSDPEDLKRILQHQQERQKLTKSEFTMSDTILSTLASKQTSPTSEDQDQIMDQGEGKQGTGKSQGRNREKSVQTTVKQENRWRAEDLCEDDEETDNSSIEPNCGLPEYGLSPLTSSPCSEAAEPGDGETAVEATFQPSEESRIQSLTGGRADVSLPFSEDSVRANDNTLECGQTFASRSTLKQHPLVHTSARPFKCTQCDKTYKHRKDLNSHLNFHSNPKAHPCSLCEKKYPSKYALKAHLRRHSGERPFDCSYCDKRFFSITDLKFHVRIHTGERPYACTFCDKRFTQPYMLTVHIRIHKKEKPYLCSTCGMSFVSSGALLVHTRTHTRERPHQCDICGKGFATATLLTEHQRFHTGERPYSCSQCDKSFHINAGLKRHMRTHTGYKPYQCLTCHKTFSQKYNMRIHLKVHKII